A stretch of the Actinotalea sp. JY-7876 genome encodes the following:
- a CDS encoding AraC family transcriptional regulator produces MDALTGLLDGPRARGAFLLRGVLEPPWALRVQDRAPITVLAQVRGASVVRTADGTTARLAPGDVAVVRGPEPYLVADDVGTPPQAVIHPGQQCTTPDGVALAEAWYLGVRAWGNAADGSTHLVVGTYELAGEVSGRLLRALPQVVVVPRGDEAVATLVSMLAAEIGREEPGQTAVLDRLLDLLLITALRSWFAREGAGAPAWYRAWADPVAGAALRRIHQQPAEPWTVVRLADAAGVSRAAFARRFTDLVGESPMAYLTAWRIALAADLLTRPDATLAAVARQVGYSTPFALSTAFKRVRGVSPRSYRERLAEV; encoded by the coding sequence ATGGACGCGCTCACCGGACTCCTTGACGGCCCGCGGGCCCGCGGCGCGTTCCTGCTGCGCGGCGTCCTCGAGCCGCCCTGGGCCCTGCGCGTCCAGGACCGGGCGCCGATCACGGTGCTCGCCCAGGTCCGCGGCGCCTCGGTGGTCCGGACGGCCGACGGGACCACCGCGCGCCTGGCACCGGGCGACGTCGCCGTCGTGCGCGGCCCGGAGCCGTACCTCGTCGCCGACGACGTCGGCACGCCGCCCCAGGCGGTCATCCACCCGGGACAGCAGTGCACGACCCCGGACGGCGTCGCGCTCGCGGAGGCCTGGTACCTCGGCGTGCGGGCGTGGGGCAACGCGGCGGACGGGTCGACGCACCTGGTGGTCGGCACGTACGAGCTCGCGGGTGAGGTCAGCGGGCGGCTGCTGCGCGCGCTGCCGCAGGTCGTCGTCGTGCCGCGCGGGGACGAGGCCGTCGCGACGCTCGTGTCGATGCTCGCGGCCGAGATCGGTCGCGAGGAGCCCGGCCAGACGGCGGTCCTCGACCGCCTCCTCGACCTCCTGCTCATCACGGCCCTGCGGTCGTGGTTCGCCCGTGAGGGCGCCGGCGCGCCCGCCTGGTACCGCGCCTGGGCCGACCCGGTCGCGGGCGCCGCACTGCGCCGCATCCACCAGCAGCCGGCGGAGCCCTGGACGGTGGTGCGGCTCGCGGACGCCGCCGGCGTCTCGCGTGCCGCTTTCGCGCGCCGGTTCACGGACCTCGTGGGGGAGTCCCCGATGGCGTACCTCACCGCGTGGCGGATCGCGCTCGCGGCGGACCTGCTCACGCGCCCGGACGCGACGCTCGCCGCCGTGGCGCGCCAGGTCGGCTACAGCACGCCGTTCGCCCTCAGCACCGCGTTCAAGCGGGTGCGCGGTGTGAGCCCTCGGTCGTACCGCGAGCGCCTGGCCGAGGTCTGA
- a CDS encoding phosphotransferase translates to MQTFPETAGVAETPLTGGNVTTGLVRVGDTVRRPAGPQTPAVHALLEHLHDVGVRHAPRSLGIDSRGRHVLEYVEGEVAHPAPPGAPPLDPAAVGRVARELHDALDGWQPPAEAVWVCPIPSDGADLVIHHDLAPWNLVVAPDRLVVIDWDAAAPGTRTWDLAYLAHGLVPLDPGTPVDVAAAGLAALADGYGLDDAGRERLLATLGPRTWSMHTLLADGHRTGEQPWSRLWDEGHGTVWERDARWTEQHADAWRRALLG, encoded by the coding sequence GTGCAGACCTTCCCCGAGACCGCCGGTGTCGCGGAGACGCCGCTCACGGGCGGCAACGTCACCACCGGCCTGGTCCGCGTGGGTGACACCGTCCGTCGGCCGGCCGGCCCGCAGACGCCCGCCGTGCACGCGCTGCTGGAGCACCTGCACGACGTCGGCGTCCGTCACGCGCCGCGCAGCCTGGGCATCGACTCGCGCGGCCGCCACGTCCTCGAGTACGTCGAGGGCGAGGTCGCGCACCCCGCGCCCCCGGGGGCGCCGCCGCTGGACCCGGCCGCCGTGGGCCGCGTCGCACGCGAGCTCCACGACGCCCTGGACGGCTGGCAGCCGCCGGCCGAGGCCGTCTGGGTCTGCCCCATCCCGTCGGACGGCGCCGACCTCGTGATCCACCACGACCTCGCCCCGTGGAACCTCGTCGTCGCGCCCGACCGCCTCGTGGTCATCGACTGGGACGCCGCCGCGCCCGGGACGCGGACCTGGGACCTCGCCTACCTCGCCCACGGCCTCGTGCCGCTCGACCCCGGGACGCCGGTCGACGTCGCGGCCGCCGGGCTCGCTGCCCTCGCCGACGGCTACGGCCTGGACGACGCCGGCCGCGAGCGCCTGCTCGCCACGCTCGGCCCGCGCACGTGGTCGATGCACACGCTGCTGGCCGACGGCCATCGCACCGGTGAGCAGCCGTGGTCGCGCCTGTGGGACGAGGGCCACGGCACGGTCTGGGAGCGTGACGCCCGCTGGACCGAGCAGCACGCGGACGCCTGGCGCCGCGCCCTCCTCGGCTGA
- a CDS encoding ATP-dependent DNA ligase, with protein MDLPVMPPVAPMLAKSAAEIPPGQLYEPKWDGFRSVVFRDGDDVEIGSRNTKPMTRYFPEVVEAVRRELHARCVVDGEIVVASADGSGLDFEALLQRIHPAESRVRLLAEQTPAVLVVFDLLALGDEDLTGRPFAERRAALERAVTGGGPGVYLTRTTTDLAEATRWFSLFEGAGLDGVVAKRPDLPYQPDKRVMTKVKHERTADCVVAGYRVHKADDAAVGSLLLGLYDDAGTLTSIGVTSSFPMARRRELFAELQALVTDAADHPWTAQAQASGTRTPTEAAGSRWNSGKDLSFVPLRPERVVEVRYDHMEGTRLRHTAQFARWRPDREPESCTFAQLEVPVRFALSDVLG; from the coding sequence ATGGACCTGCCGGTGATGCCGCCCGTCGCCCCGATGCTCGCGAAGTCCGCGGCCGAGATCCCGCCCGGCCAGCTCTACGAGCCCAAGTGGGACGGCTTCCGCTCGGTCGTCTTCCGGGACGGCGACGACGTCGAGATCGGCAGCCGCAACACCAAGCCGATGACGCGGTACTTCCCCGAGGTCGTCGAGGCGGTCCGGCGCGAGCTCCACGCGCGGTGCGTGGTCGACGGCGAGATCGTCGTCGCGAGCGCCGACGGCTCGGGACTCGACTTCGAGGCGCTCCTGCAGCGCATCCACCCGGCGGAGTCGCGGGTGCGCCTCCTCGCGGAGCAGACGCCCGCGGTGCTCGTGGTCTTCGACCTCCTGGCGCTGGGCGACGAGGACCTCACGGGACGCCCGTTCGCCGAGCGGCGGGCCGCGCTCGAGAGGGCGGTCACCGGCGGCGGGCCGGGCGTCTACCTCACGCGCACGACGACGGACCTGGCGGAGGCCACGCGGTGGTTCTCCCTCTTCGAGGGCGCGGGGCTCGACGGCGTCGTGGCCAAGCGCCCGGACCTGCCCTACCAGCCGGACAAGCGCGTCATGACCAAGGTCAAGCACGAGCGGACGGCGGACTGCGTGGTCGCCGGTTACCGCGTCCACAAGGCCGACGACGCCGCCGTCGGCTCGCTCCTGCTCGGCCTGTACGACGACGCGGGCACGCTCACCTCGATCGGGGTGACCAGCTCGTTCCCGATGGCGCGGCGGCGCGAGCTGTTCGCCGAGCTGCAGGCGCTGGTCACGGACGCCGCGGACCACCCGTGGACCGCACAGGCCCAGGCCTCCGGCACGCGGACCCCGACGGAGGCCGCCGGCAGCCGGTGGAACTCGGGCAAGGACCTGTCGTTCGTGCCGCTGCGGCCCGAGCGCGTCGTCGAGGTGCGCTACGACCACATGGAGGGCACGCGGCTGCGCCACACGGCGCAGTTCGCGCGCTGGCGTCCGGACCGTGAGCCCGAGAGCTGCACCTTCGCGCAGCTCGAGGTGCCCGTGCGGTTCGCCCTGTCGGACGTGCTGGGCTGA
- a CDS encoding DUF2599 domain-containing protein → MPLIPRRARAVVVLALVGALAACAPAGPAPTTPPAATHPSPSTEPGTTATVTVVPQDAAQARAAGAPAGVGGMVAVLLAPTAGPPSTADGATRWTWSYAPEVLTAVAEPLLLAAPDGGSFRTEDDGSVLVLDAAGAPVAALAPPSASAGRATWSLRTDDLVALHLQGDSGIGGAGQAADAPATVEVHASAADVTLESATWGDREGGRSLAVDPTPWARTSGLAAIALLEAQLVAMEPEAGTPVMHDQLVCHAVGAPDKKTWNLEPWRPDVGLIGVLAARCNP, encoded by the coding sequence GTGCCCCTGATCCCCCGGCGTGCCCGCGCCGTCGTCGTGCTGGCGCTCGTCGGCGCGCTCGCGGCGTGCGCCCCAGCGGGCCCCGCGCCGACGACGCCGCCCGCCGCCACCCACCCCTCGCCCTCGACCGAGCCGGGGACGACGGCGACCGTCACGGTGGTCCCGCAGGACGCCGCACAGGCGCGCGCCGCCGGGGCACCGGCGGGTGTCGGCGGCATGGTGGCGGTGCTCCTCGCGCCCACCGCCGGGCCGCCGTCCACCGCCGACGGCGCCACCCGGTGGACGTGGTCGTACGCGCCCGAGGTCCTGACGGCCGTCGCCGAACCCCTCCTGCTCGCGGCGCCCGACGGCGGCTCCTTCCGCACCGAGGACGACGGTTCCGTGCTCGTCCTCGACGCCGCCGGCGCCCCGGTCGCCGCCCTCGCCCCGCCGAGCGCGAGCGCCGGGCGGGCGACCTGGTCCCTGCGGACCGACGACCTCGTCGCGCTCCACCTCCAGGGCGACTCGGGCATCGGCGGCGCGGGCCAGGCCGCCGACGCACCCGCGACCGTCGAGGTCCACGCGTCGGCGGCCGACGTCACCCTCGAGTCCGCGACGTGGGGCGACCGCGAGGGCGGCCGGTCCCTCGCCGTCGACCCGACGCCGTGGGCCCGCACCTCGGGGCTGGCCGCCATCGCCCTGCTCGAGGCACAGCTGGTGGCGATGGAGCCCGAGGCCGGTACGCCCGTGATGCACGACCAGCTCGTCTGCCACGCCGTCGGCGCCCCGGACAAGAAGACCTGGAACCTCGAGCCCTGGCGGCCCGACGTCGGCCTGATCGGCGTCCTCGCGGCGCGGTGCAACCCGTGA
- the purL gene encoding phosphoribosylformylglycinamidine synthase subunit PurL encodes MTTTDAAQPTAAPDTVDHAASTPDVALPYAELGLKTDEYLRIVDLLGRRPTAAELAMYSVMWSEHCSYKSSKVHLRQFGEKVSHAMREHLLVGIGENAGVVDIGDGWAVTFKVESHNHPSFVEPYQGAATGVGGIVRDIISMGARPVAVMDQLRFGAIDHPDTARVVHGVVAGVGGYGNSLGLPNIGGEVVFDASYQGNPLVNALCVGVLRHEDIHLANASGAGNKVVLFGARTGGDGIGGASILASETFDDTKPSKRPSVQVGDPFMEKVLIECCLELYAAQVVEGIQDLGAAGISCATSELASNGDGGMHVDLEKVLLRDPTLTAGEILMSESQERMMAVVRPDKLDEFLAITGRWDVETAVIGEVTGTGRLTIDHFGHRIVDVDPKTVAHEGPVYHRPYARPSWLDGLQADTVSGPDGAARYARPASGDELRETLLRLVASPNLASKSWVTDQYDRFVQGNTALAQPDDAGVVRVDETTGLGVALATDANGRYAKLDPYTGAQLALAEAYRNVATSGARPLAVTDCLNFGSPEDPDAMWQLVQAIEGLADGCLELGIPVTGGNVSLYNGTGEPGTIDSSIHPTPVVGVLGVLDDVARATPSGWRLPGQAIYLLGTTRDELDGSAWADVVHGQLGGLPPRVDLAAERTLAAILVNASRDGLVDSAHDLSEGGLAQGLVEACLRYGTGARVWLGELCERDGITPFTALFSESTARAIVAVPRTEEVRFGDMCTARGIPVLRIGATDDAPADGDSPESGPVLEVQDLFTATLAELSQAHRATLPHWFG; translated from the coding sequence ATGACCACGACCGACGCCGCCCAGCCGACCGCCGCTCCCGACACCGTCGACCACGCGGCGAGCACGCCCGACGTCGCGCTGCCGTACGCGGAGCTCGGCCTCAAGACCGACGAGTACCTGCGGATCGTCGACCTCCTGGGCCGACGCCCGACCGCCGCCGAGCTCGCGATGTACTCGGTGATGTGGTCCGAGCACTGCTCGTACAAGTCCTCCAAGGTCCACCTGCGCCAGTTCGGCGAGAAGGTCAGCCACGCGATGCGCGAGCACCTGCTCGTCGGCATCGGCGAGAACGCGGGCGTGGTCGACATCGGCGACGGCTGGGCCGTGACGTTCAAGGTCGAGAGCCACAACCACCCGAGCTTCGTCGAGCCGTACCAGGGCGCCGCGACCGGCGTCGGCGGCATCGTGCGCGACATCATCTCGATGGGCGCGCGCCCCGTGGCCGTCATGGACCAGCTGCGCTTCGGCGCGATCGACCACCCGGACACGGCGCGCGTCGTGCACGGGGTCGTCGCCGGCGTCGGCGGCTACGGCAACTCGCTCGGGTTGCCCAACATCGGCGGCGAGGTCGTCTTCGACGCGTCCTACCAGGGCAACCCGCTCGTCAACGCGCTGTGCGTCGGGGTGCTGCGCCACGAGGACATCCACCTCGCGAACGCGTCGGGCGCGGGCAACAAGGTGGTCCTGTTCGGGGCCCGGACCGGCGGCGACGGCATCGGCGGCGCGTCGATCCTCGCGAGCGAGACGTTCGACGACACCAAGCCCTCGAAGCGCCCGTCGGTGCAGGTGGGCGACCCCTTCATGGAGAAGGTGCTCATCGAGTGCTGCCTCGAGCTCTACGCGGCCCAGGTGGTCGAGGGCATCCAGGACCTCGGCGCGGCCGGCATCTCGTGCGCGACGTCGGAGCTCGCGTCCAACGGTGACGGCGGCATGCACGTCGACCTCGAGAAGGTCCTGCTGCGCGACCCCACGCTGACGGCCGGCGAGATCCTCATGTCGGAGTCGCAGGAGCGCATGATGGCCGTCGTCCGGCCGGACAAGCTCGACGAGTTCCTCGCCATCACCGGCCGCTGGGACGTCGAGACGGCCGTGATCGGCGAGGTCACCGGCACGGGCCGGCTGACGATCGACCACTTCGGCCACCGCATCGTCGACGTCGACCCGAAGACGGTCGCGCACGAGGGGCCGGTCTACCACCGCCCCTACGCGCGCCCGTCGTGGCTCGACGGCCTGCAGGCGGACACGGTGAGCGGGCCGGACGGCGCCGCCCGGTACGCGCGCCCCGCGTCGGGAGACGAGCTCCGCGAGACGCTGCTGCGGCTCGTCGCGTCGCCCAACCTGGCGAGCAAGTCCTGGGTCACCGACCAGTACGACCGCTTCGTGCAGGGCAACACCGCCCTCGCCCAGCCCGACGACGCCGGGGTGGTGCGGGTCGACGAGACCACGGGCCTGGGCGTCGCCCTCGCGACGGACGCGAACGGCCGCTACGCCAAGCTCGACCCCTACACGGGCGCGCAGCTCGCGCTCGCCGAGGCGTACCGCAACGTCGCCACGTCCGGCGCGCGCCCGCTCGCGGTCACCGACTGCCTCAACTTCGGCTCGCCCGAGGACCCCGACGCCATGTGGCAGCTGGTCCAGGCGATCGAGGGCCTGGCCGACGGCTGCCTCGAGCTCGGCATCCCCGTCACCGGCGGCAACGTCTCCCTCTACAACGGCACGGGCGAGCCGGGCACGATCGACTCCTCGATCCACCCGACGCCGGTGGTCGGCGTCCTGGGCGTGCTGGACGACGTCGCGCGCGCGACGCCCTCGGGCTGGCGCCTGCCCGGCCAGGCCATCTACCTGCTCGGGACGACGCGCGACGAGCTCGACGGCTCGGCCTGGGCCGACGTCGTCCACGGCCAGCTCGGCGGGCTGCCGCCGCGCGTGGACCTCGCGGCCGAGCGGACGCTCGCCGCGATCCTGGTCAACGCGTCCCGGGACGGCCTCGTGGACTCGGCGCACGACCTGTCCGAGGGTGGTCTCGCCCAGGGGCTCGTCGAGGCGTGCCTGCGGTACGGGACAGGGGCGCGCGTGTGGCTCGGCGAGCTCTGCGAGCGCGACGGGATCACGCCGTTCACCGCCCTGTTCTCCGAGTCGACGGCGCGCGCGATCGTCGCGGTGCCCCGCACCGAGGAGGTCCGCTTCGGCGACATGTGCACAGCGCGCGGCATCCCCGTGCTGCGCATCGGCGCCACGGACGACGCGCCGGCGGACGGCGACTCGCCCGAGAGCGGGCCGGTGCTCGAGGTCCAGGACCTGTTCACGGCGACGCTCGCGGAGCTGTCGCAGGCGCACCGCGCGACGCTGCCGCACTGGTTCGGCTGA
- a CDS encoding copper homeostasis protein CutC, with product MSVAVEVAVQDAPGARVALAAGADRVELCAGLAATGGLSPTPAAVAAVADVGLPVHVLVRPRAGGFVHDDDERRLLVAEVRDALAAGATGVVVGALTAGGAVDEPAVAALVAAADGAPVTFHRALDVVVDREDALERLVGLGVARVLTSGGAPRAGDGVDALSALVRAAAGRIEVMAGGGVVPRDVPRLLAAGVDAVHLSARGQAEDRGPVGPGGGAGGGRDVTDGSAVGAVVELARAYRRGGTAGGGWP from the coding sequence GTGAGCGTCGCCGTCGAGGTCGCCGTGCAGGACGCGCCGGGCGCGCGCGTCGCGCTCGCGGCGGGCGCCGACCGCGTCGAGCTGTGCGCCGGCCTGGCCGCGACGGGCGGGCTCAGCCCGACGCCGGCCGCCGTCGCGGCCGTCGCAGACGTCGGGCTGCCGGTGCACGTGCTGGTCCGGCCGCGCGCAGGCGGCTTCGTCCACGACGACGACGAGCGGCGGCTGCTCGTGGCCGAGGTGCGTGACGCGCTCGCGGCCGGGGCGACCGGCGTCGTCGTCGGCGCGCTGACCGCGGGCGGCGCCGTCGACGAGCCGGCCGTCGCCGCCCTCGTCGCCGCGGCCGACGGCGCCCCCGTGACCTTCCACCGTGCGCTCGACGTCGTCGTCGACCGCGAGGACGCCCTCGAGCGCCTGGTCGGGCTGGGCGTCGCGCGCGTCCTGACGTCGGGCGGTGCGCCACGGGCGGGCGACGGCGTGGACGCGCTGAGCGCCCTCGTGCGGGCCGCGGCGGGCCGGATCGAGGTCATGGCCGGTGGCGGTGTCGTGCCGCGCGACGTGCCCCGGCTGCTCGCGGCCGGCGTGGACGCCGTACACCTGTCGGCGCGCGGTCAGGCCGAGGACCGTGGCCCCGTCGGACCCGGGGGCGGCGCGGGCGGTGGGCGCGACGTGACCGACGGCTCGGCGGTCGGGGCGGTGGTCGAGCTCGCCCGGGCGTACCGTCGGGGAGGGACCGCGGGCGGGGGGTGGCCGTAG
- the gdhA gene encoding NADP-specific glutamate dehydrogenase: MEASLESVYAQVLRRNPGEAEFHQAVREVFDTLGPVVSKHPHYADAAVLERICEPERQIIFRVPWVDDTGRVQINRGFRVEYNSALGPYKGGLRFHPSVYLGIVKFLGFEQIFKNALTGMPIGGGKGGSDFDPRGRSDGEVMRFCQSFMTELYRHLGEYTDVPAGDIGVGGREIGFLFGQYKRITNRYESGVLTGKGLTWGGSLVRTEATGYGTVLFAQEMLRTAGRSFDGLRVAVSGAGNVAIYAIEKAQELGARVVTFSDSSGYVLDEAGVDLALLKEVKEVRRGRAADYVAERPGAVLVTDGRIWDVPVDVALPCATQNELLGDDAKALIGHGVVAVAEGANMPATPDAIALLQEAGVLFAPGKAANAGGVATSALEMQQNASRDSWSFEHTESRLASIMVGIHDRCAATAEEYGAPGNYVLGANIAGFRRVADAMLALGVI, from the coding sequence GTGGAAGCCTCGCTCGAGTCGGTCTATGCGCAGGTCCTGCGCCGCAACCCCGGAGAGGCCGAGTTCCACCAGGCGGTGCGCGAGGTGTTCGACACCCTCGGGCCTGTGGTGAGCAAGCACCCGCACTACGCCGACGCCGCCGTCCTCGAGCGCATCTGCGAGCCCGAGCGCCAGATCATCTTCCGCGTGCCGTGGGTCGACGACACCGGCCGCGTGCAGATCAACCGCGGCTTCCGCGTCGAGTACAACTCCGCGCTCGGCCCCTACAAGGGCGGCCTGCGATTCCACCCGTCGGTCTACCTCGGCATCGTCAAGTTCCTCGGGTTCGAGCAGATCTTCAAGAACGCGCTCACCGGCATGCCGATCGGCGGCGGCAAGGGCGGGTCCGACTTCGACCCGCGCGGCCGGTCGGACGGCGAGGTCATGCGCTTCTGCCAGTCCTTCATGACGGAGCTCTACCGCCACCTCGGCGAGTACACCGACGTCCCCGCGGGTGACATCGGCGTCGGTGGCCGGGAGATCGGCTTCCTCTTCGGCCAGTACAAGCGGATCACCAACCGCTACGAGTCCGGCGTGCTGACGGGCAAGGGCCTGACGTGGGGCGGCTCGCTCGTCCGTACCGAGGCGACCGGGTACGGCACCGTCCTGTTCGCGCAGGAGATGCTCCGCACCGCGGGCCGCTCCTTCGACGGCCTGCGCGTCGCCGTCTCCGGGGCGGGCAACGTCGCGATCTACGCGATCGAGAAGGCCCAGGAGCTCGGTGCGCGCGTCGTGACCTTCTCCGACTCCTCGGGCTACGTGCTCGACGAGGCCGGCGTCGACCTGGCGCTGCTCAAGGAGGTCAAGGAGGTGCGCCGCGGGCGCGCGGCCGACTACGTCGCCGAGCGTCCCGGTGCCGTGCTGGTCACGGACGGCCGGATCTGGGACGTGCCGGTCGACGTCGCGCTGCCCTGCGCGACGCAGAACGAGCTCCTCGGCGACGACGCGAAGGCGCTCATCGGCCACGGTGTGGTCGCCGTCGCGGAGGGCGCGAACATGCCGGCGACGCCCGATGCCATCGCGCTGCTCCAGGAGGCCGGCGTGCTGTTCGCGCCCGGCAAGGCCGCGAACGCGGGAGGCGTGGCGACGTCGGCGCTGGAGATGCAGCAGAACGCGTCCCGGGACTCGTGGTCGTTCGAGCACACCGAGTCGCGGCTCGCGTCGATCATGGTCGGCATCCACGACCGCTGCGCGGCGACGGCCGAGGAGTACGGGGCCCCGGGGAACTACGTCCTCGGTGCCAACATCGCGGGCTTCCGTCGCGTGGCGGACGCCATGCTCGCGCTCGGCGTCATCTGA
- a CDS encoding sterol carrier family protein: MPPRRRTDPAEGRAAVAAWRADPSGAPRGVVRTAVRFTLEELADVAPGNAVEVRVPPDGAVQAVAGPRHTRGTPPNVVETDPATWLALATGALTWAEATSSGAVHASGERADLSGHLPLQATRPR; the protein is encoded by the coding sequence ATGCCGCCGCGCCGCCGGACCGACCCCGCCGAGGGGCGCGCCGCCGTGGCGGCGTGGCGGGCCGACCCGAGCGGGGCGCCGCGCGGCGTCGTGCGCACCGCCGTCCGGTTCACGCTCGAGGAGCTGGCCGACGTCGCCCCGGGTAACGCCGTCGAGGTCCGCGTGCCGCCCGACGGCGCCGTGCAGGCCGTCGCGGGGCCCCGCCACACGCGCGGCACGCCCCCCAACGTCGTCGAGACCGACCCGGCCACCTGGCTCGCCCTGGCGACGGGCGCACTGACGTGGGCCGAGGCGACGTCGTCGGGCGCCGTCCACGCGTCCGGCGAGCGTGCGGACCTCTCCGGCCACCTCCCCCTCCAGGCGACCCGCCCCCGCTGA